The following are encoded in a window of Passer domesticus isolate bPasDom1 chromosome 30, bPasDom1.hap1, whole genome shotgun sequence genomic DNA:
- the LOC135287621 gene encoding olfactory receptor 14J1-like, with amino-acid sequence MSNSSSISHFLLLALADTRQLQLLHFCLLLGISLAALLANGLIISAVACGHHLHTPMFFFLLNLALSDLGSICTTVPKAMHNSLWDTRNISYTGCAAQLFLLIFFLGAEFSLLTIMCYDRYVSICKPLHYGTLLGSRACAHTAAAAWTSAFLNALMHTATTFSLPLCHGNALGQFFCEIPQILKLSCSKSHFREMGLLAVTASLVFGCFVFIVFSYVQIFRAVLRIPSEQGRHKAFSTCLPHLAVVSLFISTATFAYLKPPSISSPSLDLALSVLYSVSPPALNPLIYSLRNQELKAAVWRLMNGCFQKH; translated from the coding sequence atgtccaacagcagctccatcagccacttcctcctgctggcattggcagacacgcggcagctgcagctcctgcacttctgcctcttgctgggcatctccctggctgccctgctggccaacggcctcatcatcagcgccgtagcctgcggccaccacctgcacacgcccatgttcttcttcctgctcaacctggccctcagcgacctgggctccatctgcaccactgtccccaaagccatgcacaattccctctgggacaccaggaacatctcctacacaggatgtgctgcacagctctttctccttatcttcttCCTTGGAGCAGAgttttccctcctgaccatcatgtgctacgaccgctacgtgtctatctgcaaacccctgcactacgggacccttctgggcagcagagcttgtgcccacacggcagcagctgcctggaccagtgcctttctcaatgctctcatgcacacggccactacattttctctgcccctgtgccatggcaatgccctgggccagttcttctgtgaaatcccccagatcctcaagctctcctgctccaaatcccacTTCAGGGAAATGGGGCTTCTTGCTGTTACTGCCAGTTTGgtatttggctgttttgtgttcattgttttctcctatgtgcagatcttcagggccgtgctgaggatcccctctgagcaggggcggcacaaagccttttccacctgcctccctcacctggctgtggtctccctGTTCATCAGCACTGCAACGTTTGCctacctgaagcccccctccatctcctcaccatccctggatctggccctgtcagttctgtactcggtgtcgcctccagccctgaaccccctcatctacagcctgaggaaccaggagctcaaggctgcagtgtggagacttaTGAATGGatgctttcagaaacattaa
- the LOC135287527 gene encoding zinc finger protein 239-like yields MRGSKPSPGYSEEERHTLGQEGGESFSQSSELVVCEKLHDGEQPYKCFECGKSFRQSSSLIQHQMIHTGEWAYECGECGKGFSYRSTLVTHQRIHTGERPYECPECQKRFRISSDLLRHQRIHTDERPFCCPDCGKGFKRNSHLITHQRIHTGERPYECCMCQKRFQTSSNLHLHERIHNEERSFRCPDCGKGFKNNFTLVRHQRIHTGERPYECATCGKGFTQSSDLTRHQQKHQ; encoded by the coding sequence AtgaggggctccaaacccagcccagggtactctgaggaggaaagacacaccctgggccaggaaggtggagagagctttagccagagctcagagctggtggtctGTGAgaagcttcatgatggggagcagccctacaagtgcttcgagtgtgggaagagcttcaggcagagcagcagcctgatccagcaccagatgatccacactggggaatgggcctatgagtgtggggaatgtgggaagggcttcagctacagatccacccttgtgacccaccaacgcatccacactggggagaggccctatgagtgtcctgagtgccagaagaggtttcgGATCAGCTCAGATCTCCTCAGacaccagcggattcacaccgatgagaggcccttctgctgcccagattgtgggaagggcttcaagcgcaATTCCCACCTCATCacccaccagcgcatccacactggggagaggccctacgagtgctgcatgtgtcagaagaggtttcagaccagctcaaATCTCCAcctgcatgagcggattcacaATGAGGAGAGgtccttccgctgccccgactgtgggaagggcttcaagaaCAACTTCACCCTCGTAAggcaccagcgcatccacactggggagaggccgtATGAGTGCGCCACATGTGGGAAGGgattcacccagagctctgacttGACCAGACACCAACAGAAGCACCAGTAA